The nucleotide window tctcttcttttgagTTAGATAGAGCGTGGTTTTTAATGTATTTAATTTATGACTGTCAAATTAAGTCATCCGAGATGTCCATCAAACACCTTTTTTCCCTAGCATGGATCTGATTCAGTTGAGTTTGATAAAGACATCATGTAAGCTATTTGGAAAATAGTTGTCGCCAACTAATTTCCCTTCTTCCCAAAAAGGAATTTCAGAAgcctttatttcttttttttttcaagaaaagaagaataactAAATTGTTTCCAAAGCACTCCCTCCCTGATCTCCGGCCGTCTccctcactttctctctctgatgcaGGGACTTGGGAAAATAGCTTCAACAGAAAGTAAAAATCTGATCTTGAACAAGAACGTGATGGGAAAACGACCAGAAGAATTAATACATGAAGAATTGTATAAGTGGCATCCTGCCATTATTAACTATGACAATATAACAAGGAATATTAATGGACAAAAATATCAGCCAGCCAGCCACTGTATGCTCCCCGATCCTAAAAAATCAGTCGATGAATCAAGTGTCCCATTAAGCCGCCTCATTACTCTCCCTGATCATCATCATCGATCTCCTGTGGGTCACCATGCATGACCAGTAGCAGGGGAACGACGGATGATGACGAAACAGAGCCTTCCGCTCGTGCGCTGCCTGAAGCTGAAGATCTCAATGTCGATATGTGCATGGAAGCCATTAGAGTCGGCGAGCTTGGTCCAGTCTTTCTTCAGGACGTACGACCCATTGCTCGACCAGTAGATGAGGACAAGTGCCCACGGCCGACCCGCCTCGTCGAGCGTCGGAACCAGCAGGCCGTTCCCGCCTTCCTCGCACACCATCCTTCTCTCCGCTTCCTTCAACTCCTCGAACACCAAGTCATGCACGTCTTCTCTACGGAACAGCAGACGATTGTGGTGGCTCCTGGTGTCCGTCGCCGTCAGTTTCTTCACGCAAACGGATTTTACGAGCGGCAACATGGCATGGCACCTGACCACCGCCTCCGGCCACCCAAGAACCTTGCTCCGGTGTCTCGTGCTCTTGAGGAACGGGAACAGCgaggccctctctctctctgcttccACCTCCTTCCCCGTCTGCTTCGAGCACCCTTGTCGTTCAGCCTCTTCGGCCAGCAAGAAGAGGCCGCCATTGTCTGCCCTGTTGCTGCAACTCCCTCCTTCTGTCTTGTTCTTCATGTTTGCTTTTCAATTGATGCCTGATCTTCTGGAGGCGACCGAAATCTAAGGTGGATACTGTGAAAGCTGAGGTTTTGGCAAGGAACGTGATCGGTCGATCGATCGATCTTGGAGGGTTTAAAAGAAGAGAGCagaaacacatatatatttatagagAGATGATCTCCGAGCAGTTAGAGGGCCTTCTATTTCCGGCGTCAaccaaaattttccattttctatcatCAATAGACGCTGCTTTTTATCAAACTAGGAAACTAGATTTAGAGTAcgttttgtttgaattttgaaccaaatcgcTAGGTCGGATCgtataaaagaaaatggcatCCAGCTAATAATTGTATTATTCGATGGTGTAAAATTTGGTAACAAAGGCATTCAAAGTAAATGGCCTACAATAGTCAAACTTTATGACATAGACAACCAGGGTATATTGAAAATCTAA belongs to Nymphaea colorata isolate Beijing-Zhang1983 chromosome 13, ASM883128v2, whole genome shotgun sequence and includes:
- the LOC116266535 gene encoding uncharacterized protein LOC116266535 codes for the protein MKNKTEGGSCSNRADNGGLFLLAEEAERQGCSKQTGKEVEAERERASLFPFLKSTRHRSKVLGWPEAVVRCHAMLPLVKSVCVKKLTATDTRSHHNRLLFRREDVHDLVFEELKEAERRMVCEEGGNGLLVPTLDEAGRPWALVLIYWSSNGSYVLKKDWTKLADSNGFHAHIDIEIFSFRQRTSGRLCFVIIRRSPATGHAW